ACAATTATTAAGagccacaataaaaatatattagctaAATAGCCTAGCCAGTAAAAATACACATGTGGACACTGACATTTGTTGACAAAAGGAATGTTTTGACGTTTATACTGTCGTTGACAGATAATTTTGTCGTTATTGTATTCGTtcggaaaaaataaattgcaaaaatatgatattagcTTTATCAGTTAACTTATTCTTACCCAGGACATGTTTTACGAAAGCAATTTTGCATATGATGAGGCCTGGACTATTTTCTATAACTGTCACTTACTACGGATACCGAAAAAGAGAGActctgccgtgcccccagatggaTTCAAGAAGATTCATATTCTGAAAAGTCCATCTTAGTAAATGAATAGAGacaatatgaaaaaaatgcgGAGGCGTTTGCCCACCACTGGGACagtatagatttacaaaaaagaaacatcttgtattaattatgttttttttgcaGGTGATCCTTATTCATTCGATTAAGAAGGCTGTTCTGTTTTGATATTGTCGTCTGTTAGGTAGGTACGCTACTgtgcattttaaaaataaagccaaTATTAAAAGCAATAGCGTTGGCTACAAACTACAGCTACAACGATTTTCGGTATAAATATTGCTCAGCAGATACTGCCGTTTCATTCTTAGTACACATTttgaataaagttaaaaattgtTGGACGATGCAGGGCGGAAAGGATTTTATAGTAGGTAGAAGACATTGCATTCCTCAAGAATAATGaaaccatttattttgtaaaatgtaacatttcatttatttacaagaatTCAGATATTCAATTCTCAAGTTTTTTTACCTAACAAATAGGTATAACACAGGTTGGTTTAGTTGTAAGATTCAATCATGTTGATAATGTCTTTAACATTCGTGTTGATGTGGTCAATGACGTCTTGGATAGCGCTGCGGATGTTGAGCTCCACGACCTTAATGATGATGGTGTCGAAGATCCTCAAGAACACGTTGAGTACAGGGTTCACCAACCAGTCAGTGAGAATGTTGCCAGTAAAACGCACGCGGAGACGTCTGCAATCACAcatacaatcaaataaataagggaaatggaaaaaaaaaataataataacattatattttaacctAAGTTTGTATAACAATTAGGTTTTTTGTCAGTGTTGTTTCGTAACTCAATCTATTTTTAAGATTCCCCTCGCACTGAAAAACGCGTTACGGTTTTGCGGTTAAAAACAGATATCACCCACAAATACTAAATGGTACCaactgggaatcaaacccgcaACATCCGGAAGTTCGTAGTTACATTATCTGTAGCAGCACAAGTGTTACATACCCAATTTCAGTAAGTCTGAACTGTTGGAGATGAACCTCATCGTTGTTGAAGTCAAGGAGCACATCGAAAATAATTAGGAAGCGGTTGAGAGTGGCTCTGATTCCTCCTGTAGGTCCGATGTTCATCACTTTCACGAGGTACTTGTAGATGAACTGTTAAAAAAGTTACGTCGGTGAGTTATgtgtatatttcaaaatttccATTTCATGAATAAGAGTTAATCATTCTCAAGAATAATTCTTAAGTTTCCCGTAAACTATCAATATGAAATGGAGAATGGATAAAAGGTTgctgcaataaaattataagagaCACGAGTTTGAATCCAAGATTTAAGAAATATAGTTACCTCGAGGTCTCTGAATTGCAGCTGCACACGAACACGCAACATCTTGGCGAAGTAGTTAACTTCCTGGTCGCCAGAGCGCGCCACATTCACCAAACCAGTCATGTAGCCGTCGTGGATCTTCAACCACGCGCTGTATGTGATCAGCACGGGTCTCTGGAATCAAACATACGGATTAGTAAAATGGAAACCAATAAACACCTAAGCTTTAGGTATAAAAGTTTGAAGGAAAGTCCCAGAAGCAGCCAAAAGTTTTTCGTTATTTTAGATAAGTGATACCCAATACAAGAGAAGAGAAGgccatatttaaattattttttacacctcattaaaatagatttatccatgtttattattgtttatacgTATTTCGCTAAACGAACGATTTGTATCGTTATTTAATGAACACTTCTTATCCGCCTGTGAAGATTGCTAGTTAATACTTAGTGCTTACCACTTCGAAGCCTTCGATGACCTCAGGCAGCTCCATGGGGTCCAGTCCGTTCTCCTTGATGAAAGGCACAATCATATCAATTGTTTCGTCGACATAGTCGTTCACGGTGGCTTGGAGACCCAGTCCATCCCAGTTgctataagtataaataatgaCGCCCATTTAACTACATACACGCTtactgataataaaaaataaaattatgtgaaCATTGCAGTAACTTACGTaaagtttttacttatttaaccATTTATTCCCACATTTTTGGCGAAAATATGCGTAATCTGTGGTTAAACAACATAAtgtacctaggtaggtactgaATGTAGGGAGTAGGgaccaaaatttttttttttttttaagttttatctGCAATCAGTCCTAAACTATAAGCAGATTTATTCAGTGtcattttgtcatttttaaggAGCTCTTCAGAAGGAGACATAGGgaccaaaataatataatattcctGTCCCGTAACTACAATTACATGGGCACCTAACTACATCGATGACgaaaatttataaactttagtTGTCACTCATGATTCTAAAGCTACAAACATCCTTTGTAATCATTCGTACTGTAAATTGAATGCAATGACTAAttcattaattacaataattataataccaaACAGTGATTTATTAGTATCAGTATCTACACAGGTAGGTAAATAATCTGAATAGGCAGTTAATCTCTATCGACATCGATATTGAGGTCGATTACCAAACTTCCACTGAGACGAAAATATCCGACGATTTTCCTGCTAGATAAATTGAGACGTTAAGcagattataaaaattaataatcctTTATGTATTACGCATTTAAGTGACGTTAATTGCTCAATTGATGTAGAAACTACCGCTTTACGCACGGCTCTATCAAGACGACTTACCTACACATATCGAAATGATAGGTATGAGCTACTTTGGAACGATTCAAAAAACGACAGATTCTCATAACCACAGAAATGGTAAAGATAAAAAGGTTAAATTAAGAACCTACACGcacgcaataaaaataaatgtaaatcatTCGTGTAGTTTTGAAAGTTGTTACAGCTATTTTAAGTGTTCAGATCCTCGACTGAAGGTTATGAACAGATGAACGAGCAAGCCGGCGGCggcaagaaaaagaaaattctaagCTGTAACAGATAAAAAAACTGTCTTAGGAAGAATCTTTATGGcgtgaaacaactattttttaGTGAAGCATGAAAAATTTCATACGACTATCGAAACTTTCACATGAATCGCCAAATCTTTGGGAAGAAAAATAGCTGAACGGCGGAAGTTCgtatattatttcagtaatgaagaaataattaaattatgagtGCATGCCTTAATTATGCAACGAAAACGGTTAGGTTAAGAATGGGGTATTACAGAGACAAATCAGACAGAAATTATGTAAACTACACGCCCTTAACGGGAAAGggtaaaaccttttttttctgATTGTGTATCGATTTCATTGTAGGTAGGTATTCTTACTAGttaggatattttattttatataatttattaatttgtacttATATGCACATAATCTGTATTTTGAGAATCTGCCGTTTTTATATGTCGTAACGCTAACAAGCCGTACCTTTAATCAATCCGAAAGTGGTTAACGTAATTATTAAAGGGAAGAAAATTAAGATTCGCAGAGATATTGGTGTTTACCCCCAAGCTGTTCGTTTAGgcttagataaatatttaagtaataagataataatcttacctattttctaataatttggATACTGGCAGACCCTTCAACTTGATGGTGTTGGCTTCCGCCGCGACCACCAGCGCCACTAACAACAaagctgtatattttttattcatcgtGTTTCTCTCACGACTCGTCAACTACGATTTCGGTAAACGtctcaatatttttcaaatatacgTCTGTTCGTAATATTAAGATAACGCTAGAATTAATTCGTTTATCTAGTCCTTATAACAAATCAATGTCGATTACACACATTATTATAGATACAAATCATAATTGATGGGAATTACGAAAATAATCTGTTTATTTAAGTGTTTATCAGCAACATCTagtaaaaattatatgttattgTACGTAATTACACTCGTCGTAGGTGGCGTAATAACAACGGGTCtattgtgataataatttatttagtcagctcgatatgtaaaaatatagttgCAGGTGGGATTGGTGACTAACGAGCAGAACAATGACCAGAAATGTAAGCTTATTTAAGTCTAAGAAATCTCTTCAATCAAGGGTAAGTGTCCGATTGTGGCCGACTATGGCTGTAAGTGTTAAACATTGAAGCTCAAGCTCACGGAAGAGAGCTTGtatcctttaatttttaattcaatagaaTGAAACAATAGGCGAGCTTGATAGATATGAAACGAATTGGGTAGTTTCCACTAATCAAGACATTAATCATTTCTAATCTagaaaatagattatttaacGCAATAGAGATAATACTAGGTACATTCATTCACTAGAGTACACAGTTTAGTGACCGACGACTGTAAGTAAAGTAGTGTGTTCTGttggatataatatttttaaaataaaacaattttaaatttaaaatataatttattaattttaaagtcattgcCCATAACCCAATCaacctataataaatatgtacttatactaaatttaatgacaatgCACCAGTCACCcttgatttataaattaaatacttattttaagaaCCGCTATCTTCAATGTATGCAATAATTTGGGAATGTGAAACCACAAAGGTTAAATGCCTGTTACATGAGTATTTTAAAAGCACGAATGCGGTACATAAACCACTATACATctcattttttatacattttgttctGTTATTTAAGCCTTCGTTAAAGCTTCGTCATAAGGCATGGTAACCATGCATTTGGTCATAGCTATgaatattgcatttataatatactttcaGTATAATAAGCTTTTATCGAatgtcatataatattatgtcctTACTAAATTAGTTCTATGGACGTGCGCTAGAGGCGCTGTGCGTTATACTATACAAAATCGACCGTACCGTTCTTTGTGACTATAATTCAGTTCTTTTAAACCTGTGTTCTTTATAcatattacctacattttatattcGTATTTCCATATTTTCTGACCAAAAACATAGCGATCAGATTTTAGTCATACCAACTCGAGCTTACTGCTTGGTATCAGTCTTTTCGTGATACGAGCTGTCATAAGAATACAATTTGCAAGCTATTTAATGTGTGCGACCAAAAATGCTTAGTTTACTGAAAATAGAGATTCGTTTAATTATAAACTCATCAATGTGATGAGTGAGGTAGATATAATTCTATTATTTAGTCTTCTTAGCGTCTTTGCCGAGCATTTTTCTCCTTTGAGCCAACATGTGTCCGAAGAGAACGGGGAAAATAGGGATGTATAAGAGCATATAGAAGATGAGGAAGTAGTAATAGTTGAATGCAGCATTCCATGCGTTCGGCATAGAGATTGTTAGAAGTTGTTTCTCCGCAACCTCGTCGAGTGAGAAGTACATGCACATGAGCTCTCCTGTGATGCCGATAGGGTACAGGATCAGGAAAGTAGAGTATctgaaacgaaaaaaataattttaagtatattttttatttcatgccCACGGAATGAGGATAGCACTTTCTGTCACtaggtatttttttagattaaaatagtacatttattgagggagGCTAAATGgtcgataatataataatggtcATATATATTTcactacgactaataggagtggAGCAGGAATAAAAACTATCGTGAAAACGTTACAAATAAGGCCCTCGTGGACGGAATCACGAGCGATCTCTACAGATTAAATAGAATAGTGGCAAAACTGTCATTAAGTAGAGTGTGAATTGAATCCACAATATCATAATAAGTATCAATCAATAACAAAAGCGATAGGTAATGACGGAGCGATGTATGTAACCTTTGCAACTTGTAAATGCTTAATcatgtttacatacataatattactacaTACTGTAGTCTGTACttatgttttatgtatgaatgtacgTCTGATATATGTAACTATAGCCGACTTTGGACTTACGGGTTAGAAAATGGATGAAATCGTAATTCATAGTCAATTTCTAGTGGTAACAAATTCTCTTAGTTAAGTATCTCATAACTGTCGTTCGATGATGAATGATATTGTAGAAAGAACCTACGAAGAAATATACTTCTTTTTACATCCATTTTTTGTGATATTGCCATAAGAACGTCAAGACACTTAACCCGGGATCACATTAAGAATTTATTGGAATGACAACACTAAGTCTGTAGTAATACCTCGGCAATCATTTCCGTGCTTTTTGCTTTAACTCCGTGCTTTGTATTACACTACCCCGACTGTGATTCGTCAATCAGTCAGTCTGCACGATACAAAAGTTAGCTTATAGCTTACCTTAGGAACAGTAAAGGTTGTGGCACAGCGTTTAATATGTTGAGAACATAGTAGGCGTATCTGATGATCTCAGTGATGGACCAGGCGAGAATACAGATCGGCAGGCCGGGGCTGACGGGCGCCGACTCCGTGGCCATCAAACACCCGCACACGAGGAACACTCGCGAGTACACTTGAGGCAACACCACCGCTACACCCGATGGTACTAATCCTATTAACGAATGCACTATCTGTAATCAAAGAAAGGTgcatgataaataaataataaatacttattacttttgGCATAGTTTCACCACTAATGGATAACTATCACATAGTCAGC
Above is a window of Anticarsia gemmatalis isolate Benzon Research Colony breed Stoneville strain chromosome 2, ilAntGemm2 primary, whole genome shotgun sequence DNA encoding:
- the LOC142978405 gene encoding uncharacterized protein LOC142978405 — encoded protein: MNKKYTALLLVALVVAAEANTIKLKGLPVSKLLENSNWDGLGLQATVNDYVDETIDMIVPFIKENGLDPMELPEVIEGFEVRPVLITYSAWLKIHDGYMTGLVNVARSGDQEVNYFAKMLRVRVQLQFRDLEFIYKYLVKVMNIGPTGGIRATLNRFLIIFDVLLDFNNDEVHLQQFRLTEIGRLRVRFTGNILTDWLVNPVLNVFLRIFDTIIIKVVELNIRSAIQDVIDHINTNVKDIINMIESYN
- the Hacd1 gene encoding 3-hydroxyacyl-CoA dehydratase 1, which translates into the protein MAEKSTKKVRSSGPGTIGKAYLIAYNTIQTIGWSYMLLQSLSHFLNRGTLDTFWTEIKWTVIIFQNAAVLEIVHSLIGLVPSGVAVVLPQVYSRVFLVCGCLMATESAPVSPGLPICILAWSITEIIRYAYYVLNILNAVPQPLLFLRYSTFLILYPIGITGELMCMYFSLDEVAEKQLLTISMPNAWNAAFNYYYFLIFYMLLYIPIFPVLFGHMLAQRRKMLGKDAKKTK